The proteins below come from a single Fusobacterium nucleatum genomic window:
- a CDS encoding Gx transporter family protein, whose protein sequence is MIKKEYREEIYLIALVLLGLYLSLIENIIPKPFPWMKIGLSNISVLIALEKFNSKMALQAILLRVFIQALMLGTLFTPNFIISFSAGLISTLFMIFLYKFRKYLSLLSISCISAFTHNLLQLIVVYFLLFRNISLNSKSIIIFIVIFLGLGVIMGLITGIITTKINLKRNKI, encoded by the coding sequence ATGATAAAAAAAGAATATAGAGAAGAAATTTATCTAATTGCCTTGGTACTTTTAGGCTTATATCTTTCTCTTATTGAAAATATAATACCTAAACCATTTCCTTGGATGAAAATTGGTTTATCAAATATATCTGTACTTATAGCACTTGAAAAATTTAATTCAAAAATGGCTCTACAAGCTATTTTGCTTAGAGTTTTTATACAAGCTCTTATGTTAGGAACATTATTTACTCCTAATTTTATTATAAGTTTTAGTGCTGGGCTTATAAGTACACTATTTATGATTTTTTTATATAAATTTAGAAAATATTTATCATTATTATCTATAAGTTGTATTTCAGCATTTACTCATAATCTTTTACAGCTTATAGTGGTCTATTTTTTGCTATTTAGAAATATATCTTTAAATAGTAAATCAATAATAATTTTTATAGTTATTTTCTTAGGATTAGGTGTAATTATGGGCTTAATAACAGGGATTATAACTACAAAAATAAATTTAAAAAGAAATAAAATTTAA
- the glmM gene encoding phosphoglucosamine mutase, whose product MGRYFGTDGIRGEANRELTVEKALRLGYALGYYLRNTYKNEEKIKVVMGSDTRISGYMLRSALTAGLTSMGIYIDFVGVIPTPAVAYITRLKNAKAGIMISASHNPAKDNGIKIFNSEGYKFSDEIENQIEDYMDNLDSILINPLAGDKVGKFKYAEDEYFQYKNYLTQCVKGNFKDMKIVLDTANGAAYRAAKDVFLDLGAELVVINDAPNGRNINVKCGSTHPEILTKVVVGYEADLGLAYDGDADRLIAVDKFGNIIDGDKIIGILALGMKNKGTLKNNKVVTTVMSNIGFEKYLKENDIELLRANVGDRNVLEKMLEEDIVIGGEQSGHIILKDYATTGDGILSSLKLVEVIRDTGKDLHELVSAIKDAPQTLINVKVDNAKKNTWDKNKGIISFIDEVNKKYGEEIRILVRKSGTEPLIRVMTEGENKQLVHKLAEDIAKLIEIELN is encoded by the coding sequence GTGGGCAGATACTTTGGAACAGATGGCATTAGAGGGGAAGCCAATAGAGAATTAACTGTTGAAAAAGCACTAAGGCTTGGCTATGCTCTTGGCTATTATTTGAGAAATACTTATAAAAATGAAGAAAAAATAAAAGTAGTTATGGGAAGTGATACTAGAATATCTGGATATATGTTAAGATCTGCTTTAACAGCTGGACTTACTTCAATGGGTATTTATATAGATTTTGTTGGGGTTATTCCTACACCAGCAGTTGCTTATATAACAAGGTTAAAAAATGCCAAAGCAGGTATTATGATTTCTGCTTCACATAATCCAGCAAAAGACAATGGTATAAAAATATTTAATTCAGAAGGTTATAAATTTTCAGATGAAATAGAAAATCAAATTGAAGATTATATGGATAATTTAGATAGTATTTTAATTAATCCTTTAGCTGGGGACAAAGTTGGCAAATTTAAGTATGCAGAAGATGAGTATTTCCAATATAAAAATTATCTTACTCAATGTGTAAAAGGTAATTTCAAAGATATGAAAATTGTGCTCGATACAGCTAATGGAGCTGCATATAGAGCAGCAAAAGATGTATTTTTAGATTTAGGTGCTGAACTTGTTGTTATAAATGATGCTCCTAATGGAAGAAATATAAATGTAAAATGTGGATCAACACATCCAGAAATTTTAACAAAAGTGGTTGTAGGTTATGAAGCTGATTTAGGTTTGGCTTATGATGGAGATGCTGATAGACTTATAGCAGTTGATAAATTTGGAAATATTATAGATGGTGATAAGATTATTGGGATTTTAGCTCTTGGTATGAAAAATAAAGGAACTTTAAAAAATAATAAAGTTGTTACTACTGTTATGAGTAATATAGGTTTTGAAAAATATTTAAAGGAAAATGATATAGAACTTTTAAGAGCAAATGTTGGTGATAGAAATGTTCTTGAAAAAATGTTAGAAGAAGATATTGTTATTGGTGGAGAACAATCAGGACATATAATTTTAAAAGATTATGCTACAACAGGAGATGGTATTTTATCATCTTTAAAACTTGTAGAAGTTATTAGAGATACAGGAAAAGATTTACATGAATTAGTTTCTGCTATAAAAGATGCTCCTCAAACTCTAATAAATGTAAAAGTTGATAATGCTAAAAAAAATACTTGGGATAAAAATAAAGGTATTATATCTTTTATTGATGAAGTAAATAAAAAATATGGTGAAGAAATTAGAATTTTAGTGAGAAAATCTGGAACAGAACCTTTAATAAGAGTTATGACAGAGGGAGAAAATAAACAACTTGTACATAAATTAGCAGAAGATATTGCTAAGTTAATTGAAATTGAATTAAATTAA
- a CDS encoding ATP synthase subunit I, with protein sequence MEDIKNLFKKTIIVTIVCFLFGLIFQNKYLLFGISGGCSVSVIALYMLSVDTKAIIYSKDVKTAKRIAYIGYAKRYILHFIFLAVLLYFFKDFKLFLSGFIGTLNVKLTIYTMNVLERIKKYLK encoded by the coding sequence ATGGAAGATATAAAAAATCTTTTTAAGAAAACAATAATAGTGACTATTGTATGTTTTTTATTTGGTTTGATTTTCCAAAATAAATACCTTTTATTTGGAATTTCAGGAGGTTGTTCAGTATCTGTTATAGCTTTATATATGTTGTCAGTTGACACAAAAGCAATTATTTATTCCAAAGATGTAAAGACTGCTAAAAGAATAGCTTACATAGGTTATGCAAAAAGATATATTTTACATTTTATATTTTTAGCAGTATTATTATATTTTTTTAAAGACTTTAAACTTTTTTTAAGTGGATTTATAGGTACATTGAATGTAAAACTCACAATATATACTATGAATGTTCTTGAAAGAATTAAAAAATATTTAAAGTGA
- the atpB gene encoding F0F1 ATP synthase subunit A gives MILGPIEFTTGDLVSGPSIIFSIFGIPVTSTVVTTWFILFCFFLFFKLGTRNLQLIPGKFQIILEGIYKFLDSTIGQILGAWKKKYYIYFATLFLFIFLSNIISFFPIPWFSLKNGVLEIFPAFRTPTADLNTTGGLAILTTILFISVSIKNNGIFGYLKGFVEPNPVMLPLNIIGELAKPLNISMRLFGNMFAGMVIMGLVYMAVPFVIPAALHLYFDLFSGLVQSFVFVTLSLVYVQGSIGDAEYIDEEKAVN, from the coding sequence GTGATACTAGGACCAATAGAATTTACAACAGGAGATTTAGTATCGGGACCATCTATAATATTTTCAATATTTGGTATTCCTGTTACTTCTACTGTGGTTACAACTTGGTTTATACTGTTTTGCTTTTTTTTGTTCTTTAAATTAGGAACAAGAAACTTACAATTAATACCTGGAAAGTTTCAAATAATTCTTGAAGGAATTTATAAATTTTTAGATTCAACCATTGGGCAAATATTAGGAGCTTGGAAAAAGAAATATTATATATATTTTGCAACTTTATTCTTATTTATATTTTTATCAAATATAATTTCATTTTTTCCTATTCCATGGTTCAGTTTAAAAAATGGAGTGTTGGAAATTTTTCCAGCATTTAGAACCCCAACAGCAGATTTGAATACAACAGGTGGTTTAGCAATACTGACAACAATCTTATTTATATCTGTATCCATAAAAAATAATGGAATATTTGGATATTTAAAAGGTTTTGTAGAACCAAATCCAGTTATGCTACCATTAAACATCATTGGAGAATTAGCAAAGCCATTGAACATATCTATGAGATTGTTTGGTAATATGTTTGCAGGTATGGTAATAATGGGACTTGTTTATATGGCAGTACCCTTTGTTATTCCAGCAGCACTACATTTGTATTTTGATTTATTTTCAGGTTTAGTACAAAGTTTTGTTTTTGTAACTCTTTCTTTGGTTTATGTTCAAGGCTCAATAGGGGATGCAGAATATATTGATGAAGAAAAAGCAGTAAATTAA
- the atpE gene encoding ATP synthase F0 subunit C — protein MDILAAKTIVLGCSAVGAGLAMIAGLGPGIGEGYAAGKAVESVARQPEARGTILSTMIIGQAVAESTGIYSFVVALILLYANPFLNKLG, from the coding sequence ATGGATATATTAGCAGCAAAAACTATAGTTTTAGGGTGTTCAGCAGTAGGTGCAGGACTTGCTATGATAGCAGGATTAGGACCAGGTATAGGAGAAGGATATGCAGCAGGAAAAGCAGTTGAATCTGTTGCAAGACAACCAGAAGCAAGAGGAACAATTCTTTCAACAATGATAATAGGACAAGCAGTAGCTGAATCTACTGGTATTTATTCCTTTGTTGTTGCTTTAATTTTACTTTATGCAAATCCTTTCTTAAATAAATTAGGATAA
- the atpF gene encoding F0F1 ATP synthase subunit B — MPIISIDATFFWQIINFFLLLFIVKKYFKEPISKIMNKRKEKIETELVAATKNREESEHLLKEAETQINSSRKEASEIIKNAQRKAEEEARNLISEARENRENIIKATEFEVTKMKNDAKKELSREVKDLAAELAEKIIKEKVDDIQETLLIDKFISEVGEDK, encoded by the coding sequence GTGCCAATAATATCTATTGATGCTACTTTTTTTTGGCAAATTATTAACTTTTTTCTTCTCTTATTTATTGTTAAAAAATATTTTAAGGAACCTATATCAAAAATAATGAATAAAAGAAAAGAAAAAATAGAAACTGAATTAGTGGCAGCAACTAAAAATAGAGAAGAAAGTGAACATCTTTTAAAGGAAGCTGAAACACAAATTAATTCTTCAAGAAAGGAAGCAAGTGAAATTATAAAAAATGCTCAAAGAAAAGCTGAAGAAGAAGCCCGTAATCTCATAAGTGAAGCAAGAGAAAATAGAGAAAATATAATAAAAGCCACTGAATTTGAAGTAACAAAAATGAAAAATGATGCTAAAAAAGAATTAAGTAGAGAAGTTAAAGATTTGGCTGCTGAACTTGCTGAAAAAATTATAAAAGAAAAAGTAGATGATATCCAAGAAACTTTACTTATAGATAAATTTATATCAGAGGTAGGCGAGGATAAATGA
- the atpH gene encoding ATP synthase F1 subunit delta codes for MIKSQVGRRYSKAIFDIAEEKNQVKEIYELLNSAMVLYRTDKGFKNFIRNPLISNEEKKLVLNEIFGKDNSDNLNILLYILDKGRINCIKYIVAEYLKIYYRKNRILDVRATFTKELTDEQKKKLIDKLSQKTGKEINLEIKIDKNILGGGVIRIGDKIIDGSIRRELDNWKRN; via the coding sequence ATGATAAAATCACAAGTTGGAAGAAGATATTCTAAAGCTATATTTGATATTGCAGAAGAAAAAAATCAAGTGAAAGAAATCTATGAGCTTCTAAATTCAGCTATGGTTCTTTATAGGACTGATAAAGGATTTAAGAATTTTATCAGAAATCCTTTAATCAGCAATGAAGAAAAAAAGTTAGTTCTGAATGAAATTTTTGGAAAAGATAACAGTGATAATCTAAATATTTTATTATATATTTTAGATAAAGGCAGAATTAATTGTATAAAATACATTGTTGCTGAATATCTAAAAATTTATTATAGAAAAAATAGAATTTTAGATGTAAGAGCTACTTTTACAAAAGAATTAACTGATGAACAAAAGAAAAAACTTATTGATAAATTATCCCAAAAAACTGGAAAAGAAATTAACTTAGAAATAAAAATTGATAAAAATATTTTAGGTGGAGGAGTTATAAGAATAGGAGATAAAATTATTGATGGTTCTATTCGTAGAGAATTAGATAATTGGAAAAGAAATTAA